The genomic segment GATCCCCTACCCTCTGTCATGAAGTTGTTgaattaataatatttttaaagaagaCAAATGATCTAAAATACATGAGTCAGTTCATACATGGGAATAGCTGCATAAATGGGTAAGAATAACTGTGGGTGCTTTACCTTGGCAAATGTCTCATATGTATGGTTTTTAAACCTTGGCTTTCTAGTATGGAGCAAGCTAGGAAAACATGAAGGTAACTTGTAGTGTGCAGGCTTGGATCCTATCATTGCAGCTGGTCCTTTGCATAGTGTGGGTTCAGGGCATGCTTATAATACCTTAACAGAAAATATATTAGGAGACAGTTGTGTAGAGTCTTTGTCAAGATGTCTGTTTGTTGGTCTGCCTCTCTTTATtagccaaaagaagaagaaaataaactcaAAACCCAAATGTCTGAATGAGCAAGAAATTCCCTATCGGCTGCGGGAGATCATGAAGAGCCGTGAGGAATTAAAGAACCCCAAgagcaggaagaaaaagaaagcaggtATGACATGGTCTCTGATCATGTTTTCTAGTGTATTGTCTGTTACCTCTTTTAATTAATTGCATGTATGCATGCAGACATCGTCTGTTACATTAATTGTCTAAATACCAGTTACATGTTTTGGAAGGAGTAGGATTGACAGGTTGATTTCAAATGTGTGCTATTTCCAGTAATCACATTTGTATCTTTGACTATGTTCTTTCAAGACTGTGCACTTCTCATAGtgtcatcctaagtagagttacaccctttcaaGCCCCTTGACTTTAGCggacttagaaagatgtaactctgcttaggattgcactgtcagtctgtTAAAATTGCACTTGAAATATAAATTGGTCAAGAGATAGCAGTATAGAGTGCATTTTGCTGCTGTGAAACTTTGGTGCAAATCCATTCACTGATTCAAGCAAATTGAACAATACAAATAGAACTTTACATTTGATTGCAGTCtcttgtaccccccccccccaaatctatgAAGAGGTTCATGATGTTCTGGGCCTGGGGAAATCAAGAATGAATAGATGGATGTGGTGTGAGTTGTAACCTTCCTCTGTGTATCGTGAGTCACAGAATCTGGGTTGATGTTTTCCTCCAGCTTGACTTGCTGTCCAGTGATTGCTGTGCCTGCACAATTAGTAATAAATGTCTTTGCAGAGAGCCAACTTGAGGAGCATGAGGGATCAGAGGAGAATCAGTCTCCTCTCTGAATGTTGCTGAGCACAATGTAATTGTAGTGTTGCATGCTTTGTCTCAGGAAGCAAACAGAGGCCCAGCTCAGAGAGCGACATACCAGTGCCGAGATTTAGGAGGCGCAAGGGGGAATCAGAATCTTCCTATGTGAGGCGTATGGACCAGGAAACTCAGCGTGTGCTGTTCCTCACTGAAAACCAGCTGCAACGTGAGCCTGAGAAAGAAGAGCCAATCCAAGAAAAGTCCCAGAAGAAAAAAGAGTAAGTTTGAACTTTTGTTAATTCACAGCAGTAGACGTAGAGAATAAGAGTAAGAGCATTATTCCTGAGCCCAAAACTTTGCCTGGACAGTGCCTTTGACCCAAGCTAATCTAACCAGTAGTGGAGAGAAAGAAATTATGCATATACACATTCTTTTAACATTTGTTTTATGGCTGCTTCATGATTAATAGTCCCCTGATGAAGACTTCATTGAAACATATTTGGTGCTTTGTTTTATTCTTACAtaatttgtgtttttattttattgactttgTTAGATTGCGAATTGTTTATTTAAGTTTATGTATCATTACTTTTAAAGAACAGATAACCTTTTCCCTACCCTTTGAGGGGGGATGGGCTTGAACTTATAGATACAATAAGGTTAGCAAGCACTAACAAATAGAGAAAGAGATGCAACTGAGAATCTTTGTGTGTTATGATACAAGCTCTTGTGAGTTTATCATTGAACAAAATAGATGATGCATTGACATGCTGATGGCAATTAAACCTGCTTCTATCTGTCTGGGATCCATTCTTGCAGTCTGATTGTGTACATGTAGTTCTGGATGACACTAGTCAGGTCTGATTCAGGTGTAGGAGTGCACTTAAGAAACTCTAGGTGTCTAGTTAGCTTTTCTTTACCAGATCATTTAACTCCCAGACAGATCTACAGCTCAGTAATGCTATAAGTTTGTTATGGGTGTAGTACACAAATAAATACTttagagaatctctgcttccattCTAAGCTCATTTTATTAAAGCATAATTATTGCATTCTTAACATAGAGTAAATCAACAAAGTATTATATCATCCATCATTGTCACATAGATAATTgaaggagagcaattacatgagtccataaagGTTTCTTACAGGCAAGGATtcccttctgagaagaagcacTTAATCAGTATGACTTCCCATATTTATAGGATTTTAGAATCCTCTCCTAACAATAGCTAACTGTCCCACTTGATAAAGgtgcacattcttggctaactccttatcttataacttcaaacaccatacaaggTTATCTGTCCTTGAAATGTcttcttaaaatatatacaaactgTTAGTTCATTCtggctactttttattttaacgaagtctatttaaaaatagtgattacaagtttctcatacctATGAATATGTTTTGGCCCTCAACCAATACTCCCATCCTTTAATAATCTTCACTTCTGTGAAGCTGGACATTCTTGCAATTTTCAGAGGCTTCTGCACCTGGGCCTAAACAAACTGTACCTATTGATAATGGGTTAGATGGCTTTTAATCCACACAAGGCCATATAATTATTACTTTTTGTATTCTGCTTGCTGATTTTTCTGTTCTATTCTGCGTCTCTAGATTCCCTTCTTGGCAGGCTTCCCTGAGATGCCAGGTTTGTTCTATTTATGTGTGTGGCAACATCTTATATGATCTTTTTGGTTATgtccagcaactgttcccctGTCTGTGGCCATATCTGTGACAGTGCATTTACTTGGCCATAATTCTCAGTGAGTTCAGTGGCCGTTCCTCACAAACAAGATTGCAGCACTAATTGGCTAAGGTCTTGTCATGTCTCTTATTAACATATCTTGTTCTTTAGATTTCAGAGAAAGAAGCTGGATAAAATCCGAaaacaaaaagaagagaagaaaatagCAGTGCTGGAGAAGGACTTACTCAGTGGTAAGCAGCCATTTGACCTGGCAGTTGGGATTCTTCTATATTAAGCTGCCTTTGCTGTTCCAGAGCAATATGGAACTTGGGCCCTTAGACGTAGATttctatgttgttgttgttttaaacttCAAACCTTAGATATTACTTGTCATTCAACTTCTAACCTTCTTAGATATTTCttgcttgtccccccccccccccccatgggctgCTTTTAAGTACCAAATACAGTTCTCTCAGATTCTGGGCAGCCAAAGTACCTGAATGATCAGGATTTTGTGCCAAGGGGAAGGCTGTGCTGTAGGCCAAAGTGATTTGGGGCTGATGAGATTGATCTGAATCTCAATAATTGTTTAAGGTTGCAGCAGACACTGGTTCGTAGAACCTTAGTGTCTTTAGATTCCTTTGTGCTTAACAAAAAAAAGGCCAGCTTCTTTTGAAACTTTCATGTAGAAATAAGGAGCCGCTTTTTGCCCATCATTTGTCTTACATAGGGTTAGAACAATGGAAGGCAGTCTCTTTGCTGTAGCTCTCCAGGATGGTTTCCAGTGCAGTAAACTCTTCCCGTAACACCCCTGGATTTCAGTCAGTTGATGCCAAGCAGATCTTGACCTTTAGCTGTCCAATGGAGGCAGGCGGGTGGTAGCTTCAGTTTCTTTCTCAAAAGTGAGTACTGTGGTTTTACAAGGTAAAGGAAAATGTTGTGTACTTGAACTGTTCTGAGTTCTGTGCTGGGGCATTTGGACTTGGGTTTAGCAGCAGCATTTGTCACAGAATCTTATGTGCAAAGGATGGATTTGTTTTAgagccctgccctcttcccctTGCTACTTAGAGTTGTGATTAGCATCCAGGGTGGAAATTCATTCATCCTATGCCTTGTGGCCTTATCAGGTAACAAAAGGAAGAAACCCTGTTGGATTCTAGACGGGTAGAAGAAGAATGTTGCATGTATTCTGGACCCCTCCCTATCCTGTAAACAATCTGAACTGTAGTTTTAATTCATTTCCCATGGCTTTCAGACTCAGTAGAGTTTGGAGAAGTTGCTCTACAGCCCCCGACACTTACAGCAAAGCCCAGAAAGAGTGTCGTCAAAGAGAAGGTAATTCATTTTGCTGTATGTGATTCTAGGTCTGTTTGCTAACTTTGCCAGTGACTTGTCTCAGTTGTTCAGATCCGAAGATTTTGATTtaatctggatagcccaggctagcctgctgtcatcagagctcagaagctaagcaaggtcagccctggctagtatttgtatgggagacctccaaggaatgtcagggtcatgacacggaggcaagcaatggcaaaccacctctgaatgtctcttgccctttggggttgccataagtcagctgtgacttgatggaacctTTCACCACCAAAGCCCtggggagattggcaacctgtaTTAACCCTAATGTGCCAAGTGAATTGTACCAGATGTGGccgggggcaggggtggggggagtattGGACACCTTAAAGTGAGCTCATGTTTTGGGTTCAGtcgctgcctttcccccctcataTCACTCCAGCTTCAGGCAATCTCTTTCATGTTCCAGGCTGGCCACAAGCAGCTTCTGCTAATGTCTCTCTTGGGCTCTGGTACAGCAGCCCATAAAGTCGTCCATGCATCTCTTGCTCGCCAGAGGATCGTGCAGGAGGAGAGAGACAGGGTTGTCCAAGCCTACCGGGACCTAAAGAAACGtaagcagcagcaacagctgtCAGCCCAGAGCCAGCTGGCTTTGGAGAAACTAAGGAAGCCAGTCTGAGGTAACATTTCCAGCATAACAGGAAACAGAACTTTTGGGGTGCAATAATATCTACTGACAACCACAGCAGCCATCCACTTGAAATGGTTCCTCTTTGAATGAGTAGGGCAAGCAAATTTCTCGCCCATTTGATCTGTGATGGGCAAATGGGTAGTATGGGGTTAACAGCCATCATTTTTGGAAGAATGAATTGCATCCTGAAGAACGATTTCCGGAGAACAAATTGTACATAAAGCAGCTTTTTTGTGTGTCCAACTTTGGAATGGCGTGCCCACCCTGAGGACTGCACCATAATTGTTTTCTGTAGATGAGGTCAGAGGCATGAGAATGAAGACTATTTCTCACACTTCCTTTAATTTGCTTCAGTGTTCCATGAGGGGTCTTGCAATGGCTGCAAGATTATTAGGAAATGCTCCTTTTGTTGAATGTGAAATTGTTTTATCCTCTTATGGGTGGGAAACACTGGTTTagcttatttaaaaaaagagagtaaaGGATGAGAAAAGAGTTAGCTTGGGTTGAAGGGGATTGATTCCTACTATGTAGAAACCTTCTATCagcttcaaaagaaaaaaatggatgaATGAACCAGCTGCTCTTGTCTTCTGCAAGCTTGATCCTATTGTTCCTCAGGTTTGtacctgttccttttaaaggCACTCTTCAGTCCTCACTCAGACTGCTACATGGGTTTGGGAGCAAAAAGTGTGTGTCTTCTAGAATAAATATTTTCCTTCCAGATGCTGTCTCTCCTGTCTTGTTCTTGTAACTGCTGAAAAGGGAAACATTCTGCTAGAGCAACTATCAAAGGTGTTCCTTTAGAACCTGCCCAACATTGGTGTTTGGTGGGAGTCTCCCAGGATACCAACATCAGGAGTGCCTTCACTTGAAAGTGATAAAGGCAGGGTGGAAAAGTTGGCATTCTTTCTTTGCAAATCCTTTGTTCAAACCTAGAACACAGTGACCTCTTCCCTCACAGGTTAATCGCCCCAAATTGGATGGTGATGGAAAGtaggatttttttcctttttccccacagcatcatggtgcggTTTGCATTTCCTGgggtttccttggcttttctctgatctttcccaaacttgcttGTTGGAAAGTTTTggaaaagatcacagcaaagtctggatgtgggtgggaaagttcagattttcctACCTAcgtagcagccattttcccttccccttcaagAGCCAGTTCTTCCCcttgccattgtgtgtgtgtgtggggggttgttTTTCTTAGTTGGCAATCTATCAGGTGTGATCTTGGCGTGGGGAGGGCCACCAGGCCCATCAGATCCTCCCCGATTCTTTCTGTAACCTTGTT from the Euleptes europaea isolate rEulEur1 chromosome 1, rEulEur1.hap1, whole genome shotgun sequence genome contains:
- the CCDC137 gene encoding coiled-coil domain-containing protein 137 produces the protein MGKQKRSLSVAGKNILGDSCVESLSRCLFVGLPLFISQKKKKINSKPKCLNEQEIPYRLREIMKSREELKNPKSRKKKKAGSKQRPSSESDIPVPRFRRRKGESESSYVRRMDQETQRVLFLTENQLQREPEKEEPIQEKSQKKKEFQRKKLDKIRKQKEEKKIAVLEKDLLSDSVEFGEVALQPPTLTAKPRKSVVKEKAGHKQLLLMSLLGSGTAAHKVVHASLARQRIVQEERDRVVQAYRDLKKRKQQQQLSAQSQLALEKLRKPV